The following are encoded in a window of Vicugna pacos chromosome 2, VicPac4, whole genome shotgun sequence genomic DNA:
- the PIGG gene encoding GPI ethanolamine phosphate transferase 2 isoform X1 — protein sequence MRLGSGAFAACCVVIEVLGVALFLRGFFPAPICFSSRTENEAEPPAPEPSSGASSNWTKLPPPLFSKIVIVLIDGLRDDFVFGSKGVKFMPYTTYLVEKGPSHSFVAEAKPPTVTMPRIKALMTGSLPGFIDVVRNLNSPTLLEDSVISRARAAGKRIVFYGDETWVKLFPKHFVEYDGTTSFFVSDYTEVDDNVTRHLDKVLKRRDWDMLILHYLGLDHIGHISGPSSPLIGHKLSEMDGVLMKVHTSLLSEERETLVPNLLVLCADHGMAETGGHGASSPEEVNTPLVLISSAFGRKHGDIRHPKHVQQTDLAATLSIGLGLPIPENSVGSLLFPVVEGKPMREQLRFLHLNTVQLSKLLQENVPSYKKDPGFEQFKVSERLHGNWIRLYLEESSSEVLFNLGSKLRRQYLDALRTLSLSLSRQMAQYDVYSMVVGTVVVLEVLTLLLLSVPQALSSKAELDVPLLSPVFSLLFYLVLLVLSALHVIVCTSAGSQCYLCSLSWPAAGGVMVLISTLLCAVTSALAKTLARGKLLSQTPARSSSRRSELDLLILLGTVGHVLSLGASSFIEEEHQTWYFLVNTLCLALCREVCRSCFLGDDCGPQHGLHAEEEPEGATPALQAKRAGCSVLELDTVSKGPSPVEVPSGCERWMVLASPWLVLTCCRLLRSLNQTGVQWAHRPDLGHWLTSSDHKAELSVLAALSLIMIFALVQRRCSPASKVAMAFGLLGVYCYRAAIGNVLFPWQQDNKDISKGITEARFVYVFVLGILFTGTKDLLKSQVIPTDSAARTLGLWEVYSGLVLLAALLFRPHNLPVLVLSLLVQAILTTFVWRPLRHDAAEITVMHYWFGQAFFYFQGNSNSITTVDISAGFVGLDTYMEIPAVFLTAFATYAGPVLWASHLVNFLSSETNSILTVTSSAPLLVYILLPGKGGFTTQGPPSSVCKQFSTESCLLLLRIGLFFSSFRIYHFGDISALPFIYMECVFSKTSL from the exons ATGCGGCTAGGCTCCGGGGCCTTCGCCGCCTGCTGCGTAGTGATCGAGGTGCTGGGGGTCGCCCTCTTCCTTCGGGGATTTTTCCCGGCCCCCATTTGTTTCTCTTCCAGGACGGAGAACGAAGCAGAGCCCCCAGCGCCCGAACCCTCGTCTG GAGCCAGTTCCAACTGGACCAAGCTCCCACCACCTCTCTTCAGTAAAATTGTTATTGTGCTGATAGACGGCTTGAGAGATGATTTTGTGTTTGGGTCAAAGGGTGTGAAATTTATGCCCTACACAACTTACCTTGTGGAAAAAGGACCATCTCACAGTTTTGTGGCCGAAGCAAAGCCTCCTACAGTTACTATGCCTCGAATCAAG GCGCTGATGACAGGGAGCCTCCCCGGCTTCATCGATGTCGTCAGGAACCTCAATTCTCCCACACTGCTGGAAGACAGCGTGATCTCACGGGCAAGAGCAGCTGGGAAAAGAATCGTCTTTTATGGGGATGAAACATGggtgaaattatttccaaagcaTTTTGTGGAATATGATGGAACAACCTCATTTTTCGTATCAGATTATACAGAG GTGGATGATAATGTTACAAGGCATTTGGATAAAGTATTAAAAAGGCGGGACTGGGACATGTTAATCCTCCACTACCTCGGGCTGGACCACATCGGCCACATTTCTGGGCCCAGCAGCCCACTGATCGGGCACAAGCTCAGCGAGATGGACGGCGTCCTGATGAAGGTCCACACCTCGCTGCTGTCCGAG GAGAGAGAGACTCTGGTACCCAATCTGCTGGTTCTTTGTGCGGACCACGGCATGGCTGAAACAGGGGGTCATGGGGCCTCTTCCCCGGAGGAAGTGAACACCCCTCTGGTCCTAATCAGCTCTGCATTTGGAAGGAAACATG GTGACATCAGACACCCAAAGCACGTCCAGCAGACTGACTTAGCTGCAACCCTGTCCATAGGGCTTGGTCTGCCGATTCCAGAGAACAGTGTGGGCAGTCTCCTGTTCCCAGTTGTAGAAGGAAAACCAATGAGAGAACAACTGAGatttttgcatttaaatacaGTACAGCTTAGCAAGTTGTTGCAAGAGAATGTACCATCTTATAAGAAAG ACCCTGGATTCGAGCAGTTTAAAGTATCAGAGAGGCTGCATGGGAACTGGATCAGGCTGTACTTGGAGGAGAGCTCCTCAGAAGTCCTTTTCAACCTGGGAAGCAAGCTGCGCAGGCAGTACTTGGATGCCCTGAGGACCCTGAGCCTGTCCCTGAGCAGACAAATGGCCCAGTACGACGTCTACTccatggtggtggggactgtCGTGGTTCTGGAG GTTCTCACCCTGCTCCTGCTCAGCGTCCCACAAGCGCTGAGCAGCAAGGCTGAGCTGGATGTCCCTCTCTTGTCGCCTGTGTTTTCGCTGCTCTTTTACCTGGTACTCCTGGTTCTCTCGGCCCTGCATGTCATCGTGTGCACCTCTGCTGGCAGTCAGTGCTACCTGTGCAGCCTCTCGTGGCCGGCAGCCGGTGGAGTGATGGTGCTGATCTCCACGCTGCTCTGTGCAGTCACATCTGCTCTCGCCAAGACGCTCGCCCGTGGGAAGCTTCTGAGTCAG ACTCCAGCTCGTTCCAGCTCAAGGCGGTCGGAGTTAGATCTTCTTATCTTGTTGGGGACTGTGGGCCATGTCCTGAGTCTGGGTGCGAGCAGCTTCATCGAAGAGGAGCACCAGACCTGGTACTTCCTTGTCAACACCCTGTGCCTGGCCCTGTGTCGCGAAGTCTGCAGAAGCTGCTTTCTGGGAGACGACTGTGGGCCTCAGCACGGCTTACACGCAGAGGAGGAACCTGAAGGTGCCACGCCAGCCCTGCAGGCCAAGAGAGCTGGCTGCAGCGTGCTAGAGCTCGACACGGTGTCCAAGGGCCCCTCTCCTGTGGAGGTGCCCAGCGGCTGTGAGAGGTGGATGGTGCTGGCAAGCCCGTGGCTGGTACTCACCTGCTGCCGGCTGCTGCGGTCTCTGAACCAGACGGGCGTGCAGTGGGCCCACCGGCCTGACCTGGGGCACTGGCTCACCAG CTCTGATCATAAagctgagctctctgttctggcTGCACTTTCCCTCATCATGATTTTTGCGTTGGTTCAGAGGAGGTGCTCCCCTGCATCAAAAGTGGCCATGGCGTTTGGCCTGCTGGGCGTCTACTGCTACCGGGCAGCCATTGGAAATGTACTGTTCCCATGGCAACAAGACAACAAAGACATTTCAAA ggGCATTACTGAAGCTCGTTTTGTTTATGTCTTTGTCCTTGGCATTCTGTTCACGGGCACCAAAGACTTGCTTAAATCTCAAGTCATCCCCACGGACTCTGCAGCCAGGACcctgggcctctgggaggtgTACAGCGGCTTGGTGCTTCTGGCAGCACTGCTCTTCCGACCACACAACCTCCCCGTCCTAGTGCTGAGCCTCCTGGTCCAGGCCATCCTGACCACATTCGTCTGGAGGCCGCTGAGGCACGACGCAGCTGAGATCACCGTGATGCATTATTGGTTTGGTCAGGCGTTCTTCTATTTTCAG GGAAACTCAAACAGCATCACCACCGTGGACATCTCGGCAGGCTTTGTGGGCCTGGACACCTACATGGAGATCCCAGCCGTGTTCTTGACAGCATTTGCGACATACGCGGGTCCCGTGCTGTGGGCCAGCCACTTGGTGAACTTCCTGAGCTCAGAAACCAACAG catcctcaCCGTCACGTCCAGTGCCCCCTTACTTGTTTATATACTGCTTCCTGGGAAAGGGGGCTTCACAACGCAGGGGCCCCCAAGTTCTGTCTGCAAG
- the PIGG gene encoding GPI ethanolamine phosphate transferase 2 isoform X4 has protein sequence MRLGSGAFAACCVVIEVLGVALFLRGFFPAPICFSSRTENEAEPPAPEPSSGASSNWTKLPPPLFSKIVIVLIDGLRDDFVFGSKGVKFMPYTTYLVEKGPSHSFVAEAKPPTVTMPRIKALMTGSLPGFIDVVRNLNSPTLLEDSVISRARAAGKRIVFYGDETWVKLFPKHFVEYDGTTSFFVSDYTEVDDNVTRHLDKVLKRRDWDMLILHYLGLDHIGHISGPSSPLIGHKLSEMDGVLMKVHTSLLSEERETLVPNLLVLCADHGMAETGGHGASSPEEVNTPLVLISSAFGRKHGDIRHPKHVQQTDLAATLSIGLGLPIPENSVGSLLFPVVEGKPMREQLRFLHLNTVQLSKLLQENVPSYKKDPGFEQFKVSERLHGNWIRLYLEESSSEVLFNLGSKLRRQYLDALRTLSLSLSRQMAQYDVYSMVVGTVVVLEVLTLLLLSVPQALSSKAELDVPLLSPVFSLLFYLVLLVLSALHVIVCTSAGSQCYLCSLSWPAAGGVMVLISTLLCAVTSALAKTLARGKLLSQTPARSSSRRSELDLLILLGTVGHVLSLGASSFIEEEHQTWYFLVNTLCLALCREVCRSCFLGDDCGPQHGLHAEEEPEGATPALQAKRAGCSVLELDTVSKGPSPVEVPSGCERWMVLASPWLVLTCCRLLRSLNQTGVQWAHRPDLGHWLTSSDHKAELSVLAALSLIMIFALVQRRCSPASKVAMAFGLLGVYCYRAAIGNVLFPWQQDNKDISKGITEARFVYVFVLGILFTGTKDLLKSQVIPTDSAARTLGLWEVYSGLVLLAALLFRPHNLPVLVLSLLVQAILTTFVWRPLRHDAAEITVMHYWFGQAFFYFQGNSNSITTVDISAGFVGLDTYMEIPAVFLTAFATYAGPVLWASHLVNFLSSETNSFRIYHFGDISALPFIYMECVFSKTSL, from the exons ATGCGGCTAGGCTCCGGGGCCTTCGCCGCCTGCTGCGTAGTGATCGAGGTGCTGGGGGTCGCCCTCTTCCTTCGGGGATTTTTCCCGGCCCCCATTTGTTTCTCTTCCAGGACGGAGAACGAAGCAGAGCCCCCAGCGCCCGAACCCTCGTCTG GAGCCAGTTCCAACTGGACCAAGCTCCCACCACCTCTCTTCAGTAAAATTGTTATTGTGCTGATAGACGGCTTGAGAGATGATTTTGTGTTTGGGTCAAAGGGTGTGAAATTTATGCCCTACACAACTTACCTTGTGGAAAAAGGACCATCTCACAGTTTTGTGGCCGAAGCAAAGCCTCCTACAGTTACTATGCCTCGAATCAAG GCGCTGATGACAGGGAGCCTCCCCGGCTTCATCGATGTCGTCAGGAACCTCAATTCTCCCACACTGCTGGAAGACAGCGTGATCTCACGGGCAAGAGCAGCTGGGAAAAGAATCGTCTTTTATGGGGATGAAACATGggtgaaattatttccaaagcaTTTTGTGGAATATGATGGAACAACCTCATTTTTCGTATCAGATTATACAGAG GTGGATGATAATGTTACAAGGCATTTGGATAAAGTATTAAAAAGGCGGGACTGGGACATGTTAATCCTCCACTACCTCGGGCTGGACCACATCGGCCACATTTCTGGGCCCAGCAGCCCACTGATCGGGCACAAGCTCAGCGAGATGGACGGCGTCCTGATGAAGGTCCACACCTCGCTGCTGTCCGAG GAGAGAGAGACTCTGGTACCCAATCTGCTGGTTCTTTGTGCGGACCACGGCATGGCTGAAACAGGGGGTCATGGGGCCTCTTCCCCGGAGGAAGTGAACACCCCTCTGGTCCTAATCAGCTCTGCATTTGGAAGGAAACATG GTGACATCAGACACCCAAAGCACGTCCAGCAGACTGACTTAGCTGCAACCCTGTCCATAGGGCTTGGTCTGCCGATTCCAGAGAACAGTGTGGGCAGTCTCCTGTTCCCAGTTGTAGAAGGAAAACCAATGAGAGAACAACTGAGatttttgcatttaaatacaGTACAGCTTAGCAAGTTGTTGCAAGAGAATGTACCATCTTATAAGAAAG ACCCTGGATTCGAGCAGTTTAAAGTATCAGAGAGGCTGCATGGGAACTGGATCAGGCTGTACTTGGAGGAGAGCTCCTCAGAAGTCCTTTTCAACCTGGGAAGCAAGCTGCGCAGGCAGTACTTGGATGCCCTGAGGACCCTGAGCCTGTCCCTGAGCAGACAAATGGCCCAGTACGACGTCTACTccatggtggtggggactgtCGTGGTTCTGGAG GTTCTCACCCTGCTCCTGCTCAGCGTCCCACAAGCGCTGAGCAGCAAGGCTGAGCTGGATGTCCCTCTCTTGTCGCCTGTGTTTTCGCTGCTCTTTTACCTGGTACTCCTGGTTCTCTCGGCCCTGCATGTCATCGTGTGCACCTCTGCTGGCAGTCAGTGCTACCTGTGCAGCCTCTCGTGGCCGGCAGCCGGTGGAGTGATGGTGCTGATCTCCACGCTGCTCTGTGCAGTCACATCTGCTCTCGCCAAGACGCTCGCCCGTGGGAAGCTTCTGAGTCAG ACTCCAGCTCGTTCCAGCTCAAGGCGGTCGGAGTTAGATCTTCTTATCTTGTTGGGGACTGTGGGCCATGTCCTGAGTCTGGGTGCGAGCAGCTTCATCGAAGAGGAGCACCAGACCTGGTACTTCCTTGTCAACACCCTGTGCCTGGCCCTGTGTCGCGAAGTCTGCAGAAGCTGCTTTCTGGGAGACGACTGTGGGCCTCAGCACGGCTTACACGCAGAGGAGGAACCTGAAGGTGCCACGCCAGCCCTGCAGGCCAAGAGAGCTGGCTGCAGCGTGCTAGAGCTCGACACGGTGTCCAAGGGCCCCTCTCCTGTGGAGGTGCCCAGCGGCTGTGAGAGGTGGATGGTGCTGGCAAGCCCGTGGCTGGTACTCACCTGCTGCCGGCTGCTGCGGTCTCTGAACCAGACGGGCGTGCAGTGGGCCCACCGGCCTGACCTGGGGCACTGGCTCACCAG CTCTGATCATAAagctgagctctctgttctggcTGCACTTTCCCTCATCATGATTTTTGCGTTGGTTCAGAGGAGGTGCTCCCCTGCATCAAAAGTGGCCATGGCGTTTGGCCTGCTGGGCGTCTACTGCTACCGGGCAGCCATTGGAAATGTACTGTTCCCATGGCAACAAGACAACAAAGACATTTCAAA ggGCATTACTGAAGCTCGTTTTGTTTATGTCTTTGTCCTTGGCATTCTGTTCACGGGCACCAAAGACTTGCTTAAATCTCAAGTCATCCCCACGGACTCTGCAGCCAGGACcctgggcctctgggaggtgTACAGCGGCTTGGTGCTTCTGGCAGCACTGCTCTTCCGACCACACAACCTCCCCGTCCTAGTGCTGAGCCTCCTGGTCCAGGCCATCCTGACCACATTCGTCTGGAGGCCGCTGAGGCACGACGCAGCTGAGATCACCGTGATGCATTATTGGTTTGGTCAGGCGTTCTTCTATTTTCAG GGAAACTCAAACAGCATCACCACCGTGGACATCTCGGCAGGCTTTGTGGGCCTGGACACCTACATGGAGATCCCAGCCGTGTTCTTGACAGCATTTGCGACATACGCGGGTCCCGTGCTGTGGGCCAGCCACTTGGTGAACTTCCTGAGCTCAGAAACCAACAG
- the PIGG gene encoding GPI ethanolamine phosphate transferase 2 isoform X3: MRLGSGAFAACCVVIEVLGVALFLRGFFPAPICFSSRTENEAEPPAPEPSSGASSNWTKLPPPLFSKIVIVLIDGLRDDFVFGSKGVKFMPYTTYLVEKGPSHSFVAEAKPPTVTMPRIKALMTGSLPGFIDVVRNLNSPTLLEDSVISRARAAGKRIVFYGDETWVKLFPKHFVEYDGTTSFFVSDYTEVDDNVTRHLDKVLKRRDWDMLILHYLGLDHIGHISGPSSPLIGHKLSEMDGVLMKVHTSLLSEERETLVPNLLVLCADHGMAETGGHGASSPEEVNTPLVLISSAFGRKHGDIRHPKHVQQTDLAATLSIGLGLPIPENSVGSLLFPVVEGKPMREQLRFLHLNTVQLSKLLQENVPSYKKDPGFEQFKVSERLHGNWIRLYLEESSSEVLFNLGSKLRRQYLDALRTLSLSLSRQMAQYDVYSMVVGTVVVLEVLTLLLLSVPQALSSKAELDVPLLSPVFSLLFYLVLLVLSALHVIVCTSAGSQCYLCSLSWPAAGGVMVLISTLLCAVTSALAKTLARGKLLSQTPARSSSRRSELDLLILLGTVGHVLSLGASSFIEEEHQTWYFLVNTLCLALCREVCRSCFLGDDCGPQHGLHAEEEPEGATPALQAKRAGCSVLELDTVSKGPSPVEVPSGCERWMVLASPWLVLTCCRLLRSLNQTGVQWAHRPDLGHWLTSSDHKAELSVLAALSLIMIFALVQRRCSPASKVAMAFGLLGVYCYRAAIGNVLFPWQQDNKDISKGITEARFVYVFVLGILFTGTKDLLKSQVIPTDSAARTLGLWEVYSGLVLLAALLFRPHNLPVLVLSLLVQAILTTFVWRPLRHDAAEITVMHYWFGQAFFYFQGNSNSITTVDISAGFVGLDTYMEIPAVFLTAFATYAGPVLWASHLVNFLSSETNSSALSHACFCYALVCSFPVSAYIILVTSLRYHLFIWSVFSPKLLYEGMHLLVTAAVCVFFTAMDRTNTKS; the protein is encoded by the exons ATGCGGCTAGGCTCCGGGGCCTTCGCCGCCTGCTGCGTAGTGATCGAGGTGCTGGGGGTCGCCCTCTTCCTTCGGGGATTTTTCCCGGCCCCCATTTGTTTCTCTTCCAGGACGGAGAACGAAGCAGAGCCCCCAGCGCCCGAACCCTCGTCTG GAGCCAGTTCCAACTGGACCAAGCTCCCACCACCTCTCTTCAGTAAAATTGTTATTGTGCTGATAGACGGCTTGAGAGATGATTTTGTGTTTGGGTCAAAGGGTGTGAAATTTATGCCCTACACAACTTACCTTGTGGAAAAAGGACCATCTCACAGTTTTGTGGCCGAAGCAAAGCCTCCTACAGTTACTATGCCTCGAATCAAG GCGCTGATGACAGGGAGCCTCCCCGGCTTCATCGATGTCGTCAGGAACCTCAATTCTCCCACACTGCTGGAAGACAGCGTGATCTCACGGGCAAGAGCAGCTGGGAAAAGAATCGTCTTTTATGGGGATGAAACATGggtgaaattatttccaaagcaTTTTGTGGAATATGATGGAACAACCTCATTTTTCGTATCAGATTATACAGAG GTGGATGATAATGTTACAAGGCATTTGGATAAAGTATTAAAAAGGCGGGACTGGGACATGTTAATCCTCCACTACCTCGGGCTGGACCACATCGGCCACATTTCTGGGCCCAGCAGCCCACTGATCGGGCACAAGCTCAGCGAGATGGACGGCGTCCTGATGAAGGTCCACACCTCGCTGCTGTCCGAG GAGAGAGAGACTCTGGTACCCAATCTGCTGGTTCTTTGTGCGGACCACGGCATGGCTGAAACAGGGGGTCATGGGGCCTCTTCCCCGGAGGAAGTGAACACCCCTCTGGTCCTAATCAGCTCTGCATTTGGAAGGAAACATG GTGACATCAGACACCCAAAGCACGTCCAGCAGACTGACTTAGCTGCAACCCTGTCCATAGGGCTTGGTCTGCCGATTCCAGAGAACAGTGTGGGCAGTCTCCTGTTCCCAGTTGTAGAAGGAAAACCAATGAGAGAACAACTGAGatttttgcatttaaatacaGTACAGCTTAGCAAGTTGTTGCAAGAGAATGTACCATCTTATAAGAAAG ACCCTGGATTCGAGCAGTTTAAAGTATCAGAGAGGCTGCATGGGAACTGGATCAGGCTGTACTTGGAGGAGAGCTCCTCAGAAGTCCTTTTCAACCTGGGAAGCAAGCTGCGCAGGCAGTACTTGGATGCCCTGAGGACCCTGAGCCTGTCCCTGAGCAGACAAATGGCCCAGTACGACGTCTACTccatggtggtggggactgtCGTGGTTCTGGAG GTTCTCACCCTGCTCCTGCTCAGCGTCCCACAAGCGCTGAGCAGCAAGGCTGAGCTGGATGTCCCTCTCTTGTCGCCTGTGTTTTCGCTGCTCTTTTACCTGGTACTCCTGGTTCTCTCGGCCCTGCATGTCATCGTGTGCACCTCTGCTGGCAGTCAGTGCTACCTGTGCAGCCTCTCGTGGCCGGCAGCCGGTGGAGTGATGGTGCTGATCTCCACGCTGCTCTGTGCAGTCACATCTGCTCTCGCCAAGACGCTCGCCCGTGGGAAGCTTCTGAGTCAG ACTCCAGCTCGTTCCAGCTCAAGGCGGTCGGAGTTAGATCTTCTTATCTTGTTGGGGACTGTGGGCCATGTCCTGAGTCTGGGTGCGAGCAGCTTCATCGAAGAGGAGCACCAGACCTGGTACTTCCTTGTCAACACCCTGTGCCTGGCCCTGTGTCGCGAAGTCTGCAGAAGCTGCTTTCTGGGAGACGACTGTGGGCCTCAGCACGGCTTACACGCAGAGGAGGAACCTGAAGGTGCCACGCCAGCCCTGCAGGCCAAGAGAGCTGGCTGCAGCGTGCTAGAGCTCGACACGGTGTCCAAGGGCCCCTCTCCTGTGGAGGTGCCCAGCGGCTGTGAGAGGTGGATGGTGCTGGCAAGCCCGTGGCTGGTACTCACCTGCTGCCGGCTGCTGCGGTCTCTGAACCAGACGGGCGTGCAGTGGGCCCACCGGCCTGACCTGGGGCACTGGCTCACCAG CTCTGATCATAAagctgagctctctgttctggcTGCACTTTCCCTCATCATGATTTTTGCGTTGGTTCAGAGGAGGTGCTCCCCTGCATCAAAAGTGGCCATGGCGTTTGGCCTGCTGGGCGTCTACTGCTACCGGGCAGCCATTGGAAATGTACTGTTCCCATGGCAACAAGACAACAAAGACATTTCAAA ggGCATTACTGAAGCTCGTTTTGTTTATGTCTTTGTCCTTGGCATTCTGTTCACGGGCACCAAAGACTTGCTTAAATCTCAAGTCATCCCCACGGACTCTGCAGCCAGGACcctgggcctctgggaggtgTACAGCGGCTTGGTGCTTCTGGCAGCACTGCTCTTCCGACCACACAACCTCCCCGTCCTAGTGCTGAGCCTCCTGGTCCAGGCCATCCTGACCACATTCGTCTGGAGGCCGCTGAGGCACGACGCAGCTGAGATCACCGTGATGCATTATTGGTTTGGTCAGGCGTTCTTCTATTTTCAG GGAAACTCAAACAGCATCACCACCGTGGACATCTCGGCAGGCTTTGTGGGCCTGGACACCTACATGGAGATCCCAGCCGTGTTCTTGACAGCATTTGCGACATACGCGGGTCCCGTGCTGTGGGCCAGCCACTTGGTGAACTTCCTGAGCTCAGAAACCAACAG